From the genome of Brevundimonas sp. NIBR11:
CGCGTCCCGGCGGCCGCTTCAACTTCACCATGCACGGGCCGGACGGCGAGGTGTTTCCGAACTCGGGCGTCTTCCTGGACGTGATCCCGAACCGCCGGATCATCACCACCGACGCCTTCACGCCGGAGTGGAAGCCGGCCGGCCAGCCCTTCATGGTCGCCCAGGTCGACATGGAGCCGACGGCCGATGGCAAGACGAAATACACCGCCGTCGCCCGCCACTGGAACGAGGCTGCGATGAAGCAGCACGAGCAGATGGGCTTCCACGAGGGCTGGGGTCAGGTCTCCGACCAACTGGCCGAAATCGTGAAGACGTTCTGATCCCATGAGCACGCTCGTCGCCGAAGCCCCGGCTCGCCCGACCCTGAACATGCAGCGCGTCTTCGATGCGCCGCGCGAGCTGGTCTGGCGGGCCTGGTCCAATCCGGAAATCATGGTCCTGTGGATGGGGCCGGTCGAATGGCCGGCGGTCAGCGCCACGGCGGATTTCCGGGTCGGCGGCGAATGGCGCATCTGCCTGCGCTCGCCGACCACGGGCGAGAACCTGTGGCAGGGCGGGACCTATCGCGAGATCGTCGCCCCCGAGCGGATCGTCTTCACCTTCAAATGGGACGAGAGCCACGAGGACGGGCCGCCGGTCGACACCCTGGTCAGCGTCCGCTTCGCCGAGACGGCCGACGGCAAGACCCGGATGGACTTCACCCACGAGGGCCTGAAGTCCGAACAGAGCCTGACCGGCCACAAGCACGGCTGGACCTCCACGGCCGACCGGCTCGAGGCCTGGCTGGCCGCCAACCCCGACTGAAGGACACGCCGATGAAGATCGTGACCAGCCTAAGCTTCCTCGGCAACTGCCGCGAAGCCTTCGACTTCTACGCCGCCGTGCTGGGCGGACAGATCACCGCC
Proteins encoded in this window:
- a CDS encoding SRPBCC family protein yields the protein MANEIETHPNDNPCDTDGAAHAFELRLERIIDASPEKVFKAYTDPQILAQWFAPKPWTIVDPVVEPRPGGRFNFTMHGPDGEVFPNSGVFLDVIPNRRIITTDAFTPEWKPAGQPFMVAQVDMEPTADGKTKYTAVARHWNEAAMKQHEQMGFHEGWGQVSDQLAEIVKTF
- a CDS encoding SRPBCC domain-containing protein, giving the protein MSTLVAEAPARPTLNMQRVFDAPRELVWRAWSNPEIMVLWMGPVEWPAVSATADFRVGGEWRICLRSPTTGENLWQGGTYREIVAPERIVFTFKWDESHEDGPPVDTLVSVRFAETADGKTRMDFTHEGLKSEQSLTGHKHGWTSTADRLEAWLAANPD